CTTCTGTCTGTACAGCACTTTAGGAGAGCAGGAACGCAACAAGgatggcttttaaaaatgtcaaactgacaagacttcaataaataaaggaataaaaccAGACAGAGtcctttacaaaaaatacataaataaataaataaaactcatacGTTGACAAAAATGCCTTTGTGTACGTTgattgaaaaagatttttttaaagaaaattactaAACATGCACTTACTTGTTTTTTGTAATATACAGTTTTATGTACACAGTGGCTTGTAGAGGatttaggctttttaaaatattatcaaTGAGCACTGGGTGAGAGAACCAAGCTGAGAGAGAAATTATTTGCCCCATAAAACTGTGCCGCAGTGCAAAAGCCTTGCAGTTTCCCAGTAAGGAGAACAGTTTCTGGTTTTAGCCACAAACTTCATGTTTTAcaggaattttatgtgataaaccaacgcAAAGTAGTGCGAAATTGCAGATAAGATGAAAGAAATAATATAAACtagattaaaaatacttcataagattttgtctttgtatagtgcatttcctttgaaaatgaacacttttcagatttccccctcaaaaaataatgtaatgctACATTATTTATGTAGcatttgttttgcactttgtgtttgatataaaataccaaataaaataaaatgcactgaaatTTGTGGTTACAATGTGACAAATATAATTTCAAGAGATACCTTTTGCAGGGTTATACATTAAAGTGAGATCACAGTCTGGTTTTATATTTACAGTCAACAAGTAGAGGCatatttaaattgattaatttagTGTCTAAGGTGTAATCCTCtcctgactttaaaaaaaaacatgaaacagtttaatttgtttggCCCTGCAGGAGAAGGTGGGGAGGAAAATTTCTACTTTCTGAACTGTAAAATATCATgtgtaatgttttattattaatattatttattgaaatctCCCCATTCTCTGTGAACTATTCAGGATCTGTCCTGGATCAGACAGAAAGTTCATTACTAGTTCATTACTATTGAGTGTGCGCAGCATCTACATCATCAACATCcatgaacacaaacacagtaAAATAACTCAAGAGCTGAAGCCGAGACCAGAAAGAAATCAGTAGGTTTTTTATGTTGGACTTTAGAGGACTGTGTGAATAAAAGCACTTGGAATTGAACCAGTGAGAAAATATTCCACATCCTGTTTGTCTGGGCGAATGGAGCGACAATAAGGCAGTGGAAGGTGTGATCATGTCATTTACAGGATCTGGCGTACAAGCAACATATTATTTACTGGTTAATAGACAGACtaaagtcttttcttttttttagtagGTTATCTAGTTGTGGATGCTGATATCAGAAACAGTAAAGCTGCCTATATCTACTCCCCCCACCCCTCTGCTTTACAGGCAGTTTACACACAGGAACCAGTTCATCTAGACTTCTGCACAGcatcaatataaataaaaaccactcCCCCCTCACAGTTCACCCCTTGCGCTCTTTACAAGCCATATTAGATGTTTCTATGGATTCTGGGCTTCTTCAGGCCTGCTCTGTGTGAGAGGGAAGCTGCTTTCTGTGACCAAACATCTGGTTCTGTGACCTCTGGCTTTACAGAGTGCAGCTCGGCTCGTTGGAGCAGTCACTGTGGTTATTGTCCGCGCCGCTCCTCTTAAGCTCCCTAGCGGCGTTGTGTTGCGGCCCGCCCCCGCCGTGGCTGTGGCCATGATGGGGGACTGCCTGGGGCCGCTTGCCGTGCTCCAGGTGGGGCCCATGGTTCTGATGATGGCCAACGCCGTGCAGCTCTGCGTCAGCGAACGCTGCCCCCGCCTTAGTGTCGTCCCCAGCCTCGAAGTTGGCGTCGCGCTCGGGGCCGGCGGCAGCGGCGCTCTCTGGCACCACCTGCAGGTAGGCTCTGACACGGTGGCGGCGGGCGCCGGCCTCGTCGCTGAAGTCGATCACGCGGCATTCATAGGTGCCTTCGTCAGACGCTTTGACCCGGGAGAGGCGGAGCTTGTGGGAGATGTTGCTGCCCACGACCTTCACAACCTGGCAACGACAGATGAAGAGTTTATCATGATGCTGTTCAATTTATTATTGCTAATATTATTActtcattattttaagtttctcTTCATTAGTAGTAGCATTGTTATTTCATAAtattagcactgggagaagacagagaaactttttttttacatgtaataatttgataataaaaataatcattttagtcTAATATCTATTAACAaccatgttttcatgttgtgaTTTGACCATTTCATATTTGGACATTCAGACCACTCCAAAGCTTTACcccacaaacagaaacagaaactttccttcCTTTGATAATTTATGTTGGATAGTGATCACTCACCAGATCTTTCTCATGGATGTTAGCCTATGTTTCACATCTTTTGTCTTCATTCTTTATAGAATATATTTATGTAAGATCGGAAGGTAAAACAAAGATGGTTCAACATAAAAGTTTCAGGATAGCTTTGGGGCTGAAATCCTCCACATATAGTGAAAATACTCCACAGAGTCTTTTTCCTGAGTTCATCACTCCCAGAGAAACGGAGCGGAGCTGCTGCTCACTCAGAGAGGATGAGTCTGTGGGACATCATTAGGACATAAATATGACTCCCATTTATCACATACCTCTGTTCTCCTTACGCTGCCTGTAGGCGTgcgtgggtgggtgtgtgttcCACGACAGTCCGCGTATTTGTGAACATGTTTGTGTATTTACTTATACGGATCTGTCTTATACATTGAACAAGAACTCATAACGAATGCTTTCACAGCGACGTGGCCTGCAGTGTTCGACTCCATctacacaacacacacacacacacacacacacacacacacacgcacacacacgcacacacacacacacacacacacacacacatacagaggCTGGTGCTTCCATTACAGCCGCGCTGCAGCTTGTCTGCCTGGGGAAGGAGAGAGGATTCATATTTATGGTTGTGAATTCTTCTGAAAATtatatcagaatattttttttacttctgaagCTCTGATTTTAAATCCAATCAAAATTTGGGGATGCAGGTTATTGATGAAAGAGTTCATTTAAAGTCAATCAATCTTATTGAAAaactaatgattaattgataagtAGCCATTTTCTTAAGAACCAGAGTTTTCGTTCACATGAAAAGGGACGTCGGTCGTTCCATAACATACACGGGTTAAGTTTTTTATatgctgaattttgaaaaagcATTAAATCCTAACCTTATATTATGTGGGCTATATTAAATACTGAGTAACCTGAAAATTGTTATCTTGTATTAATAAATGTGGACATActtataaaatataatgttaCATAAACATTTCTGGTTGCTGAATAGATAAAtaagatattaaaatatatgaaacagtttcagtttaaatatcctatttttattgaaatttaagGAGCACTTGCATCCCAAACCAGACTCTGTTTGGACCACTTCTCTTTCCTGTTCTGGTATGACCCCGCCATCTTCATTTCTGTATCAACTGAGGATGACCAGCAGCAGCCAAAATACAGAACTAAAAAAGGGCTAAGTGGACGTTATTAGTTAATTGATTCAAATTAAtgttaatctaataaaccatcaATTGACAATTTATTGGAAATCAGTTAAATGTTTGCATCTTTAACTTGAGTTTTGTCATCATAAAGTAAATTAATATTATCTAAATATAATTTGCTGTATATTAAATCAATCTGTTAAAGTAATTTCcaggttttcaacatttttttgacataatgAGGCACTCTTGACTTTTTCGTCCTTTGTGGCGTCTCCCTGTCAGTTTGTCATTGGGATGCATCATTGTGCCTGTTAAGGTAAGGAGGGTTCTTAGAATCTGGACGCCTCAGAAGGACTCTGCCATTGAGCAGCAGCGATGCCGAAACTCTGGTGATACGGTGATTCCACACACACATCAGGATTGAATGTCAGTGTGTGATCTGGAGCATCGGCCGCATTGTGAGCCACATGGAACTGAAAAACTGTGATAACACACTCTGTgtaacacaaagacagacaccATGACACCATGACACCAGGAAGCGCTCTGACTCACACTGATCTTTGTAGCATCCTTCAGCGTTTCCTCCTCAGGAGACACCttggaaaaacagaagaatgtcAGAGAATCAACAGGTTTAAATTTTAACTGATTTGATGTCAATATTAGCAACTGAAGGAGTGAACCTCCTGTTTAGTTGGACAATTATGTGATTAATTTCATAAATCTATCATTTTTCCAAACATATGGAGACTCCACTGAGAAGCCCTTCATCATAACATTACCCTGAGCTGAAATAATCTTTAGTCAACAGATTGTGTGCCTGAGCCTGCAGAATATGCTGCGCTTATGTTTGTGAAGCTGCTGTGCTGAGCTGTTTATTCAATTTCCTgtgattatatttattaaagattaGTTTTATTGTCCTGGTTTGAAACTCAGCgggcttttaaaatgtaacacacactttcttttgttttgagtgtTTGCATTAAACCTGGAGTTAAGCAATCCAACAGGACAAAGGTAATGCCCAACAAAAATCTGTGActttgtgaagttttttttatagaaattatttctatatttacggcacacttttcagataagCAATCCATAAACGTTTGACTCTGTGACTGAAAGGtaccaaaaaaaccccaaaaaacaaagctCACTGTGGAATAAGGTTTTGACTGGTACTTTActataatacatttaaaacttaaagaGTGAAACATAATGTGTCATAATAATAAATCACCACCATAATGTGGTGAAAATTGAGACTTTTAGCTGCTGCCATTCACACTATGACATTTTTACCATGTTATCAGTCAAATAATGAGCCAGTGGATAATCAGCTTGATGTGTATTTACTTCATGCtttttcaatattaaggaattaaacaaattcctatatcttgctgaaaaattatttatgaattagatttgtcttattttaagcaTGCTTAgctatttgaactagaaactagaccaaaattacttggtgttgtgtttttgcagtgaagtgcACAGATCAGTCAGAGTTCTTGTACCTCATTAGTCGTCCAGGGCTGCTGGTCCGTCCACTCTACGTGGTTCCTGATGTACCACCACTGGATCTCCAGTGAGTAGGACGGCGTTCCTGCTCCTCTGAAGGAACAGGCCATCTCCACATCCTGGCCTCTCTGGGCAGTCATGTCATGGGGTACCTCAGTAAACATGGCTGGGAACACAGAGAGCAGACATGGATGGTGTCATTATGAATGGATTCAGTCCAGAGAGGAAGGAGAATCTTAGTGGGTCAAGGTTAGGGAgaggtaaataaaatataaatgcatatcTTTGTTATTGATTTTATCTAAATTGAACTCTATAATAAAACCAACTTCTCATATAAAAGAACAACCTGAACAACCAGCGGTATGTGAACAAGCAGATTTCTTGTTGCCATATCAACCTTCAGACCAATCAGATCTCCAGcttctgtgcaccacaaatctggaacaaactcccaaAAACTGCACAACAGCTGAGTTAgttcataataactggaacatatatatatatggaatatattgatcaatatatCTGATGTGTGTTCacgattttgatgatggcatttgagaaaatgaaatgtttattagTTATTTCATAATTAGTGactatattacatttttatgatgtaaagctctttgaaatgatttttcatGATTTCCAACTGTACAGAACACAATGAAAAACACACTAACCATGATAAACCAGACCTTATACGAATGAGACGCTTATATGTTTCACTGATGCATGTatgattattaaataaaagaattactagaaataataaaacctgaTACTTGGAGAGTGTGAAGCGGTTAAAACAGCACCAAACTCCTGAGACTAATGACTCATCGTTAACTAAATGAATGTGTCCTTCATTCACCAACATCACTGTTATAATTGATACTTGGACTTTTCTTTTGCAAAGTGGAAACTGGAGTGCAGCCAAGCGAACTATAAAGAAGCTTTaaagatatttgcatttattttacaactaAATGAGTTTAGTATGTAAAACGAAATATGATCACAAAGAAGGTTTCTATGTGAGATATCCTGATTTTAGatgaaatgtcacaaaaattttagaaataaacgGTGAATGACTCGAATGAAGGTTTCCAGGCCACTCTTTCAGACTCTAGCGGTTCCTCACCCTGAGCAGTGAAGAAAGGGCGCCGAGTCCTGCATCAAATGTCAAATCACTCAGAGGATCTGGGCCACACTTCACGTCTGATTGGCAGGAATGCAACCAGCAGATTGCTAATTGTCCCTGAGCTGTAGGGATTCTCATTAAGCAAGTTTTAAAGCAAAAGGTTACCCGCTGTCTTACCatcttaaaagtaaaagaacaaaagcGAGCGCCAGCTTTTAAAACGCAAAGGCCAACTACAAAGTACATGtaacattttctctctgtgatTTCAGAATACTCCAGAGCTGTAAAAGTTTCCAACGGGCTTCTTTTAAACTGCTGAGTCAGGAATAAACTTTTACAACTGAGACCAGatcaaaacatttcctttcacatttttaagaaacCATGGAAAAAAGTTCTTTTGGgtcacagcagacagaaaaaggattttaatttCAGGTAATTGACATTCTTCAACTGCACATGTGGAGTTCCTCAAGGAGCCATTCTGGGTGCTGTCCGTTTCTCCCTTTAAAATGCGTAAAATGTCAAAGATCCACTAAAGTGTCTATTAAACTCTTGAGATGAtgtcaaagcaataaaaatgttgtaatctatgataaataaaagaagagatCATGTTAGTTTGGTGGAAGTGTGTCTgctgtcaaaaaagagaaaaacaaaaatcagtaaTGACTACCCATATAACTTCATTggtatttgattttatttgtgttgataAATGAATtagttagaatttttttattgaattggaatttcactttctttgatgaatttttaatagcttttattttttcaaatcaattttatttattgattgacTCAACCTGCATCTCAGTACTTTGGTCCAGTTTATATGTTCTTTAATGTGCATTTATAGATGAACTGGATTGAACATCCGCAACGATAATAGCTTATATATAGTGATGGATCCGATCTAATAGttgaactaaaaataaatctgtgaagGTCATTGGAGGCGTTAGTTTACCTGTCTCCAGTGGTAACCAAGCTTGTTAGATGGTAACAGGCATGGTTACCATCCTCAGATCATTTATTCATCATGTTGAGATATGTACCAAGTAGAGACTgtaatctgatatttttatgaTAAGAAAGtatattatatacagtatatctaatGGGGTGCACTGAATAGTCGATAAATCAGAtttgatttccttaattttggctGACCTGAAATCAACcgacagatgagaaacaaatcTTACCTACCAATCAAATCCACTGcgaaggtctgaaaatcagccactgacCCCTTTTACTTGTGTGAGCAATAATAATCAAACCACTGTTACCAGCTTAGCAACTTTGTTGCTATACTTagcaacattttagacaaaaaaaaatggtatctgcattaaaaacagaatcagtttttaaatattggtgatcagccagaaaactgtaatCAGTGCAAAATCTGATCTCATCCAGTGCATTTTATAGTCAGTCTTATTCAAAACCCTGCACTGGTACCAGGGTTTTGAATAAGACCCTGATAGCAGGGTCTTATTCAATCtaataaaactgaataagaCTTATTACACTTATTCAGtttttgaagctttttaaatggaagctttaaaaatggaagcgtccataaaaaaaaaatgttttttttatttatgaccaaataaaatacttatttggtcataaatattttatttatgaccGAATAAAATACCTTTCTATTCAGGCACACACATCCCCGCCTAACATTTACACTGAACACATTAAACTCAACCTGTACTTGATGGAAAGCTTTGTCTCGTTTATCGCCCAGTTAGctgtcaaaatgtttcattcttaTCAGATGGTTATCCTCTTTATGACATCATGTTTCTATCCTGTCGTATCCTGATCCGTTTGGAGAGAAGAGCGACACACCAgctgtgtttttaattattaaacaaCTCCAACGGGACATTCTTGGCAGTTTTGACGGTTTCTTAACCTTTGACCCTTTGATTCTCAGTCATTGTAATGCGTCAATCCTGTGCCAACAGAGTGCTGATTTTCCTCTTGATTCATGGACTAATGTCACCCTGTGAACCTGCATTATGGATCTGTCTTGTATTACAAGAACAGTACAAGCCTACAGTCATCCCCCCCTGTACATTGATCAAATCTGcttgtatttttcatttgtgaCACCTGAAACACACCAGCTATTGATTTGACATTACAGAGCCAGAAACAATGCCTCTAGCCCCTTTGGTGGATAATATTCAAAGCTGAGACATAGAAACTGCTGGGTGAGACGCAGAACCTCTGAAATGCTACCAAACAATGatattatttttctccacaga
The genomic region above belongs to Xiphophorus maculatus strain JP 163 A chromosome 1, X_maculatus-5.0-male, whole genome shotgun sequence and contains:
- the vstm2l gene encoding V-set and transmembrane domain-containing protein 2-like protein; translated protein: MGAFRLLLGSLHYLGLYLQLSVSTRQAGHRDLENRISGNAMFTEVPHDMTAQRGQDVEMACSFRGAGTPSYSLEIQWWYIRNHVEWTDQQPWTTNEVSPEEETLKDATKISVVKVVGSNISHKLRLSRVKASDEGTYECRVIDFSDEAGARRHRVRAYLQVVPESAAAAGPERDANFEAGDDTKAGAAFADAELHGVGHHQNHGPHLEHGKRPQAVPHHGHSHGGGGPQHNAARELKRSGADNNHSDCSNEPSCTL